Genomic segment of Seriola aureovittata isolate HTS-2021-v1 ecotype China chromosome 1, ASM2101889v1, whole genome shotgun sequence:
atactCAATACTTATTATGCAGAATGACCCATTTCAGAATAATTGGTAAAACATAGTTaagtatataaatacatacatattaaTACAGGAATATACGCacaactttaatgttgcagctggtacAGATGGGGCTGCCAGGTACTTTATTATAATagtaaatgatcatttatttgttgatcaTATTTagtattaataattaaaactgcaccgtaactagtaactaaagtTATCAAATAGTAATAgcagtaaaaagtacagtatttccctctgaaatgtggtggagtagaagtatcaagtagcagaaaatgtaaaatactgaaGTAAAGCACGAGTACCTCAGAACTGTACTGAAGTCCAGCACTTGAGTAAAGGTACTTACTTTCACCACTGCTAAGCAggttttttaatgaaatgtggcCACATATATAAAGAAGagaatttcatttaatttcagagTAGTAGACATTAGTAGTAGAGCAAGAGAAGCAGGGACAAAAAGAGCAAGCATGTGTGCAAGAGAGAAAAACTACATTGAAattttgctgtattttatgtaaatttTTATGTAATGTAATTCTTTTAGATTCGCCAGtgtttattcttttcttttttgtcttactgtGTTGTGTTCCCACCAGAGCTATCTTAGGGAAGCTTGCCACAAACCTAATGagattttgtctgtgtgtttgtgtgtgtgtgtgtgtctttgtgttggcTCTGCTTTGGTGCGTCTCAGAAACGCCACCACCAGGCTACCTCAGTGAGGATGGAGAGACCAGCGATCACCAGATGACCCATAGCATGGACACAAGCTCCCCAAACCTATCACCCAACCCCGTTTCACCCACACACAGCAACCTAGGTAAGGACTGTGTCTgagtgtgcaagtgtgtgtttgtgtacttttctgtctgtctgtgttcacacGCAGACAAATGATTCAATAGTGTATCTCCCCAGTGGGAATTCTCTGTTTGATTTAACTCCATTTTTGTAAGAGGAAACCAGGTGATGAAAGAAGCCTTTGTCTTCCCTGCACCATGTGAGTTGCTGAACGGGCCAAGACACCATCCAGCCGACACTAACATCAATGACAATATCCTACGTTTATTCTATCAGGATGGAAAGACGCCAGGGGGCTTGGCTGGAAAGCAACTGGTGAAATAACAAAATCACACCAGTTTCGTTTGGCAGTGCCGTCCAGCTCTGTTCTGGACTTCAAAGCCAAGGACAAACTGTTGAAGTTGTTGAGAGTGGTCAtgttgaggggaaaaaagagtaAATTACCAGAACCAGTTGAAGTTACTGAAAACTATCATGGATAAGCCTGTAATTTGACCATTCTGGCTCCAGTGTCCCATCAGTGAGGGCTGAGTTTCCACATTTTGTCTGGTAAAAGCTTCTGGGAAACGGCGTAtgggtttgacattttgtgacgcAAGCTCAGCCTAATGTTTTCTTTGGTGGtgtttttcttccccctttACATCCACCTCAGCCCCTTTTCTCCCCACATTTCACTCATTTTGCCTCTTCATTGTTGctcttcatttccattttctctcccaCTTATTCTGCTTCTGGCAGTTATTTCTCTGATTTGCTCTCGCCTCTGGTAcctgtttgtttccttcctCCTATATCATTTCAAGCATTACATTTCTTGATCTGCACATTTTCAGTGAATTCACAGCCACACTGTATTATACTCAAATCTCTTGTTTCTACTTTGTCTCTTACCTTTCATTTTGgtttgatgaaaacaaactgcatctttctctgtctccctgtgtcAGACCTTCAGCCAGTGACCTACTGTGAGCCGGCCTTCTGGTGCTCCATTTCATACTATGAGCTGAACCAGCGAGTAGGAGAGACCTTCCACGCCTCGCAGCCCTCACTGACAGTGGACGGCTTCACGGACCCCTCCAACTCAGAGCGTTTTTGCCTGGGCCTGTTGTCCAACGTCAACCGCAATGCATCTGTTGAGTTAACACGCAGACATATCGGTAGGGCTCCaatcaaataataatcatttatcaTCATGTAGTGCTCCTTTCCTACTTGTGCCAATGCTAAAGAAGACATTGCATGTGTAATAACTGCTCATGTCTTTATGACATGAGCTTGATCTGAGGAGTGTGtcgtgtttctgttttcttgaaGGCCGTGGTGTGCGGCTGTATTACATCGGAGGAGAGGTGTTTGCCGAGTGTCTCAGCGACAGCGCCATCTTTGTCCAGAGCCCTAACTGTAACCAACGCTATGGCTGGCACCCTGCCACAGTCTGCAAGATCCCTCCAGGTGTGTGTcaagctgacagacagacagggagaaagTTAGGGTCAGAGACCGGCACAAATGGCAAGAAGTAGAGAGGCGAGCAGTTTGGAGGttggtggaagaaaaaaaatcgaAAGGTAAAACTGGAAGGGGAGAGTAGCTGTGgtccaggaggaggagagggtggtCTAATCACAAGGTTGGCGGTTTGATCCTCTCctacatctgtgtttgttaatGATGAAGTGGTATATAAATGTTGAGGCCAacacatagaaaaacaaattagtttTGCAGATGCCTATATTTACCTTGTCTTTATGtgttcataaaaaaatgtccagTTTGAAGTTGTGTTGTTCCCAACTTTCACAGCTGGGTGTAGTCTCTGgtgaggggaaaaataaaaatctggaGACAACTAGTTGAAACTGCAGTAGTAGTGATGACTTTCTGCTGCCAAAATCCTCCCGTTTGAGCACTTCCAATGTCTGTGGCAAAACTGACAACATTACAGGACCTTTTTACCGAGCCAAGCTGTGATTCATCTAAGTTAAGTTAATTTAAAATGGATGATTGAGAAAAGATTTACTGTGGCTGTATCATCGCAACAGTGAACAACAGAGGCCACATCTAGACCATCACTCACCCTCATCAGCAGGGATGTCCTCTTTAGCTATAGTGTagtctggttaaaaaaaaaaaaaggttttcctgTTTGCTGGAGTCTGCGTAATTTTACCACATGATTTGTAAAATTGTTACAAGTTTTTCCTGAACACAGCACATCTATAAGTCTTAATGGAGGTTAGTTGTCAAGAGGCAAAATGTTAACACTTGTGTACACTCTGAGTCACTAGCAAATTTCAGACACGCACCTCTTTACATGAATGTGAATGCACTTTTACATGTCGGTTCCATGTCTGGATTAAGTGTCCGAGTCACTTTTACATAAAACTCTCTGCAGTCTTATCAGATTAGACCTAGTAAGTCTGAACTGAATGCCCTCAAGTTTACTAAAGACTTCATAAGGTTTAATACACACAGAAGTTAAATCTTGTTTGCCTGATTAAGATCACTGTATTAACTACTTTATTAATACACtactttatataaaaatgtaaagtagtAGTTAAGGTTAAGTGTCTTGGTTTCTGATGCATCTGTCCTGGTTTGTTGTTTCCTCCAGGATGTAACCTGAAGATCTTCAACAACCAAGAGTTTGCGGCCCTGCTGGCCCAGTCAGTCAACCAGGGGTTTGAGGCTGTGTACCAGCTCACCAGAATGTGCACCATCCGCATGAGCTTTGTCAAGGGCTGGGGAGCAGAGTACAGGTAAGCTGCAGTGACAGATCCGCTCTGGGTTAATGACAACCACTCACTCATTTCCATAACGGTAAACCTCAACCGCTACAGAGCCGAACTGCTTAACAGAAGATAAAAACCTGCAACCAACTTGTCAGCAACATTGTGAGTGCTGCTGTGCAAAGATCAAGTCCTTAGCAAGCCCATATGTAAACACAGACAATAGAAACAAACAGACTGTGAATCATATCCCATATTCCGACAGCCCCCGCTCCCCAGGCATCTGCTCACACTCTGAACCCACACCCGGTGAATCCGGTGTGTGACGCTGCCGAGCCCTCATCAATAGAAACAGGCACCAGTTGGCACGCCAGactatttttaaataaacacacatgtactgtGTCAAAAAGGAGATGTCAGACTTTCCCTCTTCCGTCCCCTCCCAGTTTTCCACACAGTCTGACTCACTGATAGTAAGAAAGGAGGACACGGAATAAAGGGGAGCAGATGATTGGATGAAAGTTGGCTCTGCACAGGAGGTTTCCACAGTGAGGAAACCTTTGTGTTGTGAGTGACTGCTCACCAGTCCTGCCCAGACTAAATGCTGACATGTAGATGCACTTAAAAACAGGTTACTGGACCAGCCAAGCCCTGCTTCTTCTCTACCTCCGCCCACacctcattctctctgtctttttccttgCTGACTGCTGTACCTCTGTGTCAGCAACAGCTGTGGtcggaggcattatgttttcaggttgtgcctccatccctctgtcccGTTCACATGAACACAGTATCTCAGTAACACTTTGTGGAAATTTCTTTTAGTTATTTGGatactcaaggatgaactgattttggttagtgtgacctcacaaaacatgtttttagccaTAAAGCAAGACAATACAACTGTTAACAGAGGCGTACAACTGCAATGCAGTAATTCTGGTTTAATTTATAAAAGCAGACAAATgtaaagatgaagaaaaaatcTTGCAAACACTATAATTGTGGCACCtaatttattctgaaaaacaatATGTTATGAAACAAACCATATAAACCATGGGAGAAATCATGCTGCTGGCAAGTGTCTCTGTTCATCTGGCTTGCCAATGCAGAAATTAGATGTATTACAACATACAGGATAAATTTCAccttctgttgttgttggctTTGACATGGCTTTGAGTAGTTGTTTTATTTAGCTCATTCCGTCTGCCTcagaacaaatgaaatgttcagTTTCACGAACGTCCTTCTTTTCCCTTAAAGCTGCTGCTGCGTGCTGTTCACAAAACTCTGGTGTCAAACATGATTcgcctgaaaaaaaacacaaaggagtAAAAGCACGGAGACAAAAATGACAGGGTTATCACTGGGTGAGGCCACTGAAACCAGAATGTCTTTAGAAATCtgacctttctttttttaagagcTGCCACCTAACTCCACTTACACGCATACATCGTATTACTTTGAacaccctctcctctcctctgtgggAAAATCAGTAAGAGGTTTTTGTATAAAGTCTGTAGGGAATCAATGAAGAGCCAAAGGATACAGATATCAAAAGGCTGAATGTCtggaaaagattttttttttttttatacagtttcTTCTAAAGTTTTTCTCAAATcaagaacaaaagaaatgaattaaaactgaaaaccatGTGCAAGAGCATGCAAGTGCAACATCCAAAGGTTTTCTCAAAGGTTCAAAGACAAAAGTAACAAATgtttatgaaacaaaacatcttaTTTCCAGTTACAGTATGATACCTATAAAAGCACTACTTGAACTCTAGAAGAACATAGAGTTTTGGCAAGTTTTGGCTCTTGTCATCAGATTGATTCAGATTCCGTTAAACTCATCACCATGTAGAGGAGGTGCTGATAAGATGGAcccatataaaataaaattattacaGACATGGAATATAGATTAGATTTTAGTTTTCCAATCCccagtgaaaaaatgacaggaGAATAGACAAGAGAGGGGTTGGTTTTTCAGTTCACTTCATACACTAGGATCATTTGACCTTAAACACATCTTAAATTCTGTCTTAAATAAGTGTTAAAACTTTTCAAGTGTAACTCAGAAGTCTGTATCATCCAGTATTTTGTgcattattgttttgtattcagCCCCTCGCATTGCAGCTAAAATGAAAGAGTAGTTTGATGTGACTTTGACTGAAACTTGACTTGTAAGTTTACTCACCCTGGTCCTGTCCTCTGCGCAGCTCTCACTGTGTCCTTAATATCTgtttccctttctgtctctcccagGAGACAGACGGTGACCAGCACCCCCTGCTGGATCGAGCTTCACCTGAACGGCCCCCTGCAGTGGCTGGACAAGGTGCTCACACAAATGGGCTCCCCCAGCATCCGCTGCTCCAGCGTCTCTTAGGGAAGCCCTTCAACCACCCATGTCCTGTACATCACGTCTCCTGTCAGtgactaaaaacacacagacttcaTGCAGACAAGAATGGCTACACAAGTACAGAAAGATgatgaaaccccccccccccattcagcCAATCCTCAATCTGTAATTTAGTCCTCCCTCCCCACCAGCTGACAGTAGCactttttatatacatattgtTTGTGGCAAAAGGGGACAAGTGCATTAAAGCAGTACCATGTTAGTATAATCTCCACATTTTGTCCAGAATTATTTTGATGGCAGTTTTTCTCTTAGGCGTCTATGTGCCAGAAAGACTGTAGAAATGGGAggagagttgttttttttttgttttttttttattaagagaTACTTATTCTCTTTGCGCTTTTGTTGAAATTTCATCTTcacaatttttacattttttgtacaGATGTTAAAGTGAACCatggatttaaaaatgaattaattttttaagCATTAATACCAATTTTGTAAAGCATATGTAAGATCATGTTAAATGCATTTcacttgactttgtttttgtatttgggCATTTGATAGGTTATGAAGACATTGGAATAATGGAAATGGTCAACCACAGTGTAAACACTGTGTGAAGGAATATACTGTAGCCTAGTACAAATATTTGCTTAGGTTTTCATACTGTCATTTTATGCGCTCTGTGTTACTCTAATAAGGCAAATAACAGGATGTTTAACTACACCTTTAAGgaacaaaagacaaagtaaGGAATCTGTCAAACTTCAGATTCAGCTTTTCCCCCTCTAATAGTAAACCATTCACTGATTTCAACCGGGAGCTAAATTAGTCTGACGAAGCAGTCTGATGTTTCAGGATACGTTAGAGCAGACGGGAGTTACAACCCTTATGTGAGAGCTGGAAGACAGCGATATTCATCAAATGTCATCAGGAAGATGATGCACTTTTGTAAAATGTTGATATTCTATAAAGAGATGTGGACAAAATTATATTCGATGACAGTTGTAGTCCATAGCTTCAATAGTGCTTGTCAGGGGCCTATGTGAAATATAGCCTGCATTCATTTCAGGAAGCTTTGCCAATTTGCAAAATATGTTTGCAGCATTGTATAGTAGGAAGTACATAACAGGCATTTACACAGAACTTGAAGACAtctcacatactgtactgttCTGCAGACTTTCAGTTAAATTACACATTGAACATGCAAAATGTAGTGTAGGAATGTAGGAATACTTGTGTATGTGATAGGAATACTCTGCagaaagagagcaggaagacgcctttgctttttttaattttctctctcagcaGTCCATGACATTGGTCTTATTTTAAACCATCAGTAATATTGACTTTTTGCACACTCAGGACcgtcaaagaaaaacagctgaattGTGTACAGAAACCAGTGAAAATGAGAGATTCATGACTCTCGAGGCTTTAAAGTCTATTTTGCTACCAATTATTTTTGTAGGACATTAAGGTCCTCTTTCAAGTGTTTTTGCATGACATGACAGAATATACTGCTGGCAGGTCTGGGGATATGAACCTTGTATTTTTCTACCTGTGAAGATGAGGCGGTTTCAGAACAAAGCACAGCTTTTTACAAAGGGAAATGTTTAGATAGAGGCATGTAAATAACTGTAGAACCTCATAATCTGATGTCCCTATTTTTTAAGTCTATGTACATGTAGTACATACATGTGTTATTATATGACCATTAACCTTTATAATGTTGAGGGTTTTGGAAGCAGAACaaaatttaagtttaaaatgcaaaaaaaaaaaaaaaagtgtaagtTGGAAAAAGGTATTGGTGAAATAGAAAGGCATAGTCTTAGCGTTGGTCCCAGTTCCTTTCAGCCACCCACTGTGGTGGAAGTGGATTGATTTCCTTCTGGTTCCATAACACTAGACAAAGACACAGTGGGTGAACATGGACAATATTTTGATTCTTTTTACAATACTTATTTACATTAACGCAGCCTTTGATGTTAATGTCAGCCCGGTGGTGCTAATCTTTAACATTTTAGGGACTCAAGAGAACAGCAAAGCCATgagattttacttttacttaaagttgGTAGATTTTGATCTCTGTTAAATGATAATGACTTGTGAACGTTCTAACTATAATGGGATTGTTTCAGAAACAGTAGCATCTACCGATCTGAGACAAGACAGCTCTTTGTAGAGCTTCTAGTGTCCTTGAACACAGCAGTCCTGATCCTAATGGGCTCTCAAACCCCATAGTCAATGTAATTACCCAGTAGGGAATATTTTGCAAgcaaatttgtcatttttatacactCTTCAACTTAtagtgcttgtgtttttttttttcccccttgttcAAAATTTTCACTGTAATCGTCATTATTAGTTGTGATTTATGCTATTGTGCTCTGAATTGGTCTTTTTAGGTGTCCTGTAAAAAATTAtacccttttatttttctctgcctATAAAAGGTTGATGTGAtgctttatatttttgtttattattgttggtctatgaataaaatatatatcttgTGGTGATACCGGGGTCAGCATGCAAAGTAAGAAGGGAACTGAAGCTGGGTTGTACGGATCTTAAATGTCAGACCACATCTTTATTTCAGTAACTGTCAAAGTTAGTTTTGTATTCAGTCAGATTCACTTTGTTGTggaataattcaacattaaaaatgtcagttattGAGCTAACTAAATTTTATAACAAGTTCTGTTAGCATGAAATGTACTTTATACAGGCTTCTCTGGAGACAGTTCAGGTTCTAGAGTCCTCTTGTCTGTTTCCTTCTGTAGTTTGGGGATTTCCTAGTCTGTGGTAAATAATTTGGCGCTCTCCTCAGAAGCAGACAGAAACCATAATTACAGCCCCAAAGCAGACACTCTCTTGTTTCTTCACTTAGTGCTATGTTGAAAGCTAATGCAAACCGAAGCCGCTTCTGCTGTCACAGATGCACGGCATGGCTTTGAATATGAATGCACGCTTTGTTCTGATGCCCGTAAGGTAAAGAGGACTGAGCAACCTGCGAGGCACTTCAAAAACCACTTCACTGTGGTGACAAATAGTTTAGGTGCATGAGAAAATCTATTGTTGAAGTGAGAAGATGCCGGGGCCAAAGCCAAATGGTGTCGGATTCTGCTGGTTCACTCGTTAAAATGTCTGCAGTCTGGATGCATTCAAAAGCAGTCAGTGCAGTAGAAAAGCTGTCcattgtgatttttcttttctgctgtaTGAGATGCCGTAGCTGTAGGCCTGAGTGCCTCCGTTGTGTAATGGCATCAAAAGCTAAAGCAAGAACTTGTGCACAGTCAGCTTTACATTACCACAGTGTGCGTCTCCTGTTGTTCGGGCTGCCTGAGCTTAATTCCAGACTACATAAGCATTTAATAATTAACTCTGTAGCTTGCTGGAGAGTCAAACGCAGGGCCATTATGAATCATTGATTGAAAATGTATGTGCGTACATGTGCATACGTATAATCTGGAGCTGCTGTAGATTTGATTAGGAGGAAGATTACAGTATTCTctgccaaataaaaaaattatacaaaacatatgagcactggagctgcaactaacaatcatcaatatgacaattttttcaatgaattgtttaattgtttagtctctgcaacacaaacacattgtcaGAAAATTtggctgagctgaagatgacatcttcaaatgacttattttgtttgatgaacaaaacagcaaaaatttggcattttcttcattatttttgcttgaaaaacaatgaatccaacatcaaaacagttgcagatTATTGTTCTGTcgatcaattaattgattaatcaactaataattGACAACTAATCCacgattaatcagttaataatTAGCTCTAATGGGTGCTATTAGGCAGTTTATGACTTGTCTACATATAGTAGGTGTATATACACTAAATTAACAGTACACAGTATGGTGGTTATACAAGGCATCTTTAAACATCTCATCTtgaaacatacatttaaatgtactttCAGTGGAAAGTCAAGATATTCTAAACATTGGCTCAAGTGTAAGATTAAATATTAAGATATTAAAACTACATGCCCTCAAAACTGAACTGGATTAGTTCTGTTCTGTAGAGTAAATGATGTTTACAGTCATACAGTAGATGATACCAGATCGTAGACAGTGCTTCTTTGACAGTGGCACTGAAAATCATTTATAAACCATGATTTAATCCATTTAGAAAAGATCCTCACAGAGGCTAAGGTATAGAGCGAAGAGTTGAAGGGTGGAGCATGTGTTCAGTTAAATATATAATCTATATTC
This window contains:
- the LOC130170220 gene encoding mothers against decapentaplegic homolog 3 translates to MSILPFTPPIVKRLLGWKKGEQNGQEEKWCEKAVKSLVKKLKKTGQLDELEKAITTQNINTKCITIPRSLDGRLQVSHRKGLPHVIYCRLWRWPDLQSHHELRAVELCEYAFHTKKDEVCVNPYHYQRVETPVLPPVLVPRHTEIPSEFPPLDDYSHSIPENTNFPAGIEPQSNYIPETPPPGYLSEDGETSDHQMTHSMDTSSPNLSPNPVSPTHSNLDLQPVTYCEPAFWCSISYYELNQRVGETFHASQPSLTVDGFTDPSNSERFCLGLLSNVNRNASVELTRRHIGRGVRLYYIGGEVFAECLSDSAIFVQSPNCNQRYGWHPATVCKIPPGCNLKIFNNQEFAALLAQSVNQGFEAVYQLTRMCTIRMSFVKGWGAEYRRQTVTSTPCWIELHLNGPLQWLDKVLTQMGSPSIRCSSVS